From a region of the Nitrospira sp. genome:
- a CDS encoding ImmA/IrrE family metallo-endopeptidase, with product MKTISGLLASFIHWLRRPERFIQKLQAVYPHCQTLPFHHQEEAAANQGVEVLETTFGPKIEGITTRDEGQVMIVLRRGLNPLNRQFVIAHELGHVHLHLPEMREPDTQLSLNRNDHRDIEADAFALVWLMGSLPKERLAPEVLLYVLNNRGMAWRAVRVICYVSWYHQRIRLANRLERALLGLQAKGTA from the coding sequence ATGAAGACTATTTCCGGTCTGCTCGCCTCGTTCATTCATTGGTTGCGACGACCGGAGCGCTTTATTCAGAAACTCCAGGCCGTCTATCCCCACTGTCAAACGCTCCCTTTTCACCATCAAGAAGAAGCCGCCGCTAATCAAGGGGTAGAGGTCCTGGAGACCACGTTTGGGCCTAAGATTGAGGGCATCACGACACGTGACGAAGGCCAGGTTATGATTGTGCTTCGTCGTGGATTAAACCCGTTGAACCGGCAGTTTGTCATCGCCCACGAACTGGGGCATGTCCACTTGCACCTTCCCGAAATGAGGGAGCCCGATACACAGCTATCACTTAATCGGAATGATCATAGAGACATCGAGGCAGACGCCTTTGCCCTAGTCTGGCTTATGGGATCATTGCCCAAGGAGCGACTTGCACCGGAGGTCTTACTGTATGTTCTCAATAATCGAGGGATGGCATGGCGCGCGGTCCGTGTTATTTGCTACGTGTCTTGGTACCACCAGCGAATCCGCCTAGCCAATAGGCTGGAACGAGCCCTGTTAGGCCTCCAGGCGAAAGGAACAGCATAA
- a CDS encoding helix-turn-helix transcriptional regulator translates to MNNPEMNRDTPQVPHGFRTLVKRQMETVNLSLRTVASEAGISPAYLSRLLSGERGLPPDDTLILKLAEVLRVDPPERLLVEAKRVPDLLLPALLSAHEAVSRADLKEAMKQLQAVILNQRKKRGRR, encoded by the coding sequence ATGAATAATCCAGAGATGAATCGAGATACCCCACAGGTCCCCCACGGATTCCGCACCTTGGTAAAAAGGCAAATGGAAACGGTTAACCTCAGTCTCAGGACCGTGGCCAGTGAAGCCGGGATTTCGCCGGCCTATCTTTCTCGGCTGTTATCGGGCGAACGGGGACTCCCGCCAGACGATACCCTCATTCTGAAATTGGCGGAGGTCCTTCGCGTCGATCCGCCCGAGCGGCTGCTTGTCGAAGCGAAGCGCGTCCCAGATTTGCTGCTCCCGGCACTGTTGAGTGCACACGAAGCAGTCTCCAGGGCAGATCTTAAGGAAGCGATGAAGCAGTTGCAGGCGGTGATCCTCAATCAAAGGAAAAAGAGAGGACGTCGATGA
- a CDS encoding helix-turn-helix transcriptional regulator, with product MMIKNHLKEWRARQAQRGISKAALARRIRVNRSYVTKLEQGKAVPSLLVALQLAEYFGCTVDELFQLQPETTLDPCCTDVLPNGHHNEH from the coding sequence ATGATGATTAAGAACCATCTGAAAGAATGGCGAGCCCGACAAGCCCAGCGCGGCATTTCCAAGGCCGCCCTTGCACGCAGAATACGGGTGAACCGTTCCTATGTCACAAAGCTTGAGCAGGGAAAGGCAGTCCCCAGCCTGCTCGTCGCCCTGCAACTGGCAGAGTACTTTGGTTGCACCGTGGATGAACTGTTTCAGTTACAGCCCGAAACGACCTTAGATCCTTGCTGTACCGATGTGTTGCCCAATGGGCACCATAATGAACATTGA